The Polyodon spathula isolate WHYD16114869_AA chromosome 10, ASM1765450v1, whole genome shotgun sequence genome contains the following window.
cactgacaactagtaataaagttgtcaataagcgaCGTGCAGTtactaatatcagaattccactAACATTAAAGTCTGtgggacgggattggttcctgggaaaatgccGTTAACCGAAAGTTGGTTGCTAATAAGCGGcatctaattttaatattttttataatatatatatcaggatTTGAACCCTAGTCATATTTTCACTCCAACTGCATAACGACTAAGCTAGaaattcacatcttaaccctttcaacagactacgttactatttacatttactctacccaaacagcaatacatttccTCAATACAGGTTGAGTAAGTTTGCTACTCCTGCAAAGTCTGTGTTttaagcgaaaaaaaaaaacacacattggaaatgtgaaaaaaacatcatgttattgaaagtgcccagccatttaaagtggagatatcaaaaacacaagccaacttTCAAGAAACCAACAACTTGGGGCAACCTTCcgcagcacaaagcaaataggcacaactgtacaACCCATGGGGGCCAAgattgccccaattgtttctgcCAACttctatcaaaaacacaagctaagttagaagaaacaactggggcaaccttggccagcaccatgcaaataggcacaactggtaaagcagtgggggtcaaggttaccccaattgtttctaacttggcttgtgttttcaAACTTGCctcaaaaacacaaatcaagGAATCATGGGACTGGATGGGTTGCACAAGTGAGAACCTTCTCCTCTCTTTGACGTCCTGCAGTGAGTTGCCAACTGATGCCAGGAACGTTCTTGCCTCAACTAGTCTATACACTTTTATTACTGTACCTCTCTCAAAAAAGCCAACAGGTACAGGTGCCAACAGTATCCTGTACATACTCGCCATGCAATATTGTGTTCTTGTGACCTTCAGAGTTCCTATACAGAAGCCATGCTAGACAGCAGCCAACTAGAAAGTTTGCATTTGATGCGGAGGGAAGAAATAACCTGGCAGCCAAATAACAAAAGCAGTAAAGACACAGCTGTAAGGGGGAATATTTTACAGATTTCATCAGTTAATTTCAGTGAACACACACCAATAGAGATGCACATTTTAACCCGTCccagatatagatatagatagatgaCGCTGGGCATTAATGGGTTAAGGtgatcttgcaaaaaaaaaaaaaaaaaaaggagttaaaTCAAGACCTCATCTTGTATTTTAGATTGAAGACCTAAAGTTAGTTTAACTGTGAATAAAACTGAAGCAGGATCTAGATATTTATTGTAACAACTAATTCCAACAAAACACATGTATACAAAAGATTTTCAATCTAACATTTGTGCTTATAGGTTTATATTCTTAAAAACATACAACAAGACTTCCACAGGAAGTTGAAatagtttggggaaaaaaatacaaattatttgtttattaaaaaaaaaaaaaaagtgataggAGGAGCAGGCAGGTAACAACTAAGTTGTGGTGCATTCCGACAGAAAAGACTTGTTTTACCAACACAGTAAGATCCTAGATTTAAGGAAAGAGAAGTTATGTTGGTTGGTGATGGATGACAGGCTGAAATGACTTCCTTTGGGCACAGCTTGTATTCAGAATACTTCACTTGCCATTCTCACTGAATCAGCATGAAGAAATAATTGGAATAACAATTCGTATAGTTGGTTTCCACAATGACACTTAGCAATGGAAAAACAAGTTACATTAAAGTGACAAACGTACTCTTATTGGAATGTTATGGATGAAAATAGCGTAATACGCAAGTATTTTACATTTGGGTATACAAAGCTTTGAagcaagcaatttaaaaaaaaaacaaaaaacaaagaaaaggccAGTTATATGGAGGCAAGTTAAAGCCCCTTAGCTTGGAACAACCCCAGTGCAACTGACCAGCCAACAATGATGACAGATAATCTGATTTATCTACatctatggccaaaggttttgtaaCCCTACAGAATAAACAAGTTTTGCTTCATTAAGTCGAATGAAAAGTTGGtgaataacgttacgttaacatattgaactgcataccgctttgtagggTTTCCCATATAggttaacaaaaaactgacaaattgaaaaatgtgagatTTCTaaatctaaaatttaaaaaaatatatactactagtatggcttctggtagacttttgcgctATCACATTGTAGTgtctgattacatgatgttaaataaaatatctaaattatactgactggtctcaatcctaaaattctaggtgatgcaaaacttttgcccatagctgtacagGACCTTTAGGTCGCCCGGCCTCTCAGGTatactgaaaacacaaacatcttGGGATTTCCATAGTCTTTAGTCCCTCTAGAAACAAGAGTTACTGGGCCCAACACTGACcgttacagtattaaaaatgcagtatgttttcCTGACACACAGGCAGTGCTAATTCTTATGCAAGATGAAAATCAGACTCATTGGTGTTTTCAATCACTTTAAAGAGCCTATCATCTTGTTCCTTCTTCATATTCGTCATCTGATCTATAATAAAGACACCAGAAAGAATTTTAATCAAAAAAAAGATGGTATTTGAAACATCagactaagaaataaataaatgtacattaagtTATATGCTACAATACAGAACTGTATACAAGACATCTCAGGACAACAAACACACATGTACTTCAAGTTTCCCATGTCACTCGTTCCTGCTATCTCATATTTTACTTTCaggtacaacaacaaaaaaacctcttCCAAAGTTTGTAACCGCAAAGCGTTTGATATTGCCTTCCTTACCAAGCAGGTCAGTGCGATCCAGCAGTGTTTCCAGCTCTCTATCACTGATGACATTTTTTCCTGTTCCTTTCACCTCtcttccaggaaaaaaaaagttaacattatAGTATTAGGGGTGCATACATTTAACCATTAGCTAGGCACATGCACAAATCAATGTCCAACAGATTGGTAAAACATCCTATTCACACTGGGGCACTACATGGTAGTGTTTGTGGGTTAATACAtgactagggcttctgattttcagttttagcCAATAAACAgtaacaccaccaccaccaccccccccccacccccccccccaaaaaaaaaaaaacaaaaaaaacaaaaaactgtggaaatggttaatcaattcacgttttCACCCCTTTCCCgttaaataaaacctacaaaaaaaaaaaaacctcccccaGTGCAGCTGGGCTATGTCCCCGCCTTCCTGATTTATCTATTATTGATTTGTTCGGAATACTTTAAAaccccaccccaactactgagtgacagcacactCCTACATTTTTACTgcagactccgcttgcgagatttaaaacgagattacaaaaTTAGGAATTGAGACTTGTTTgtgagatttaaagctgtattacagttaaaatgcaaaaatgcaaataTGCAGAATATGCCCGTAATCATTAGGacttcgttgtggaagacagcaaaggaaagaaggtgcaacTTAAGCATGCAAGTAAAGAGtttggtttgttatttaaacaagtttgttatttaaacatttgtagcaacatgtgTGGACGTACAACGCTTTACTTTTCTAAACCCTGCTACTTAATCATTACATTTACAACCCTAATTCAAATTGTATTGCTAAGGGTTGCTTCCATCTGCAAGGACACATGGCACCCAATATTACCTCTCATGGTCCCTGGATTTCAGCAGCTCCTTGAGCTCCTGGAGGTCTAAGCAGCCTGCAGACTCCTTCAGCCCTGACTTGCCACCTTTGAACTTATCTGGTGAAAACAATGTGTATTAAATAAGCCACACAAGACAAGTTTAAACAGTGAATGTGCCACaataaacaactaaatgaaaTGTTTGAACCACTGTTGGTGACTTCTTATAGCCttttatattttcctttaaaaaaaaaaaaaaaaaaacttaccttgACACACATTTTAGACAAAGGTAAATGATTCTGTATACTTAGGTTAACCTGTGGCATCTGCCTCAGTGTGTTAAATAAACGTGAACAGTTTGCTATTGCAAGggacatttataaatatgtacattacATTGGACAGACTCCATAAGTAAACATTCTTGCAAAAGGGATCAGTGCTCCCACCTGGTACCAGTTTGAAACCTGGTAACCCAAATATAGTGATTTCCTCAAAATCAAAGTCCATAGCACTGAAAACAGGAAATCAGCATCTCAGATGGTGTGACAATAGCAGTATAAGTCATGGTGGCTGGGGATTGACGAATGCTTAACACATTACTTTTATGAATGACCATCTTCTCCAGTTTCCTCTTGGCAGCAGCCCTCTCTACAATCTTCTGGTCAATGGTGTTGGCAGTCACCAAGCGGTATACAACTACTGGTTTGGTCTGGCCAATTCTGTGACACCTGTCCTGGGCCTGGAGGTCAGACTGTGGATtctttatatataacaaaaaaaaaaaacacacaagacattATAACAAACTACCATACTTGATATGCTTTGCagttaatacatttcataaaatcAGATAGAATTATTGTTGTGCAAACCTTTTAACCCCAGTTAGATTTCATAAAAGTATCCCAGACTGCACCACAGATCAAGCCACCAGCATTTCAACACCTGGATAGAACCTACAGAGCCGTTTAGAAAACCACACAGCACTTACCCAATCACTATCAAAAATAATGACAGTGTCAGCCGATGTGAGGTTTATCCCCAGACCCCCAGCTCTTGTGCTCAGCAGAAAGATGAAAACGTCAGGATCAGTGTTAAAACTTCTCATCTAAAATTTGGGAACATTAACATAAAATTAAGTAGCCGTTTGGCAAAAGAGAAACATTTGGCATTATAATTGGAGGAACGGAGTTCACTGCACTCCAGGTCAAGGTTCAAGCTATGCTAAAAACAGCAGAGGCCCTTTTTATAATGTGACAAGCTGCcatcaaattaaatacacaatCAACAATGCACagattgtacagtacatttcataATAGGCAATAACTAAAACAGGTGGCTTAGAGGCATAAAATACTATACAAGGCAGGAATTTTTAGGATACTCACCTGAAGAATCTGAATACCAATGCCAAAACCCCTAGTGCAGTCATTCGGTTGAACAGACTGTCACAATTCAGTTTTGTGCAGAGAAGTTAAATTTGGCTTGCCATTTACATCTGCTTGTGGACTATCAAGCCAGCCAAGAAATGATCCCACAAGCTTTGAAAGACACACTCAGTTCTGTACTGAAGACCTGTTTTTTGGATCTCTAAAATGAAACTGCCTCTACAGTTAGATCGATCACTGAGGCTATCATTAAAAAGGTGAACACCAAATACAGAAAACTATACAAAACACTTACATTTTCCTCTCGCTCTGTATAGGACATTGATCCATCCAGTCGGCTGTATTTTAATTCTCTGAGATAACAGTAATCCATCAGCACATCCAGAATAGAGGTCATCTGAGAGAAGATTAGAACCTGAAACGAGCAGAACATTAAAATAGTACTTAATCCCTCTTTCATAAAGCATACTGGCTGGGAAAGGGAAATGTTAGATATTGAGTATTCATAGAGAACCTCTCAATCTTGTCAGTACCAACGACAAGAGGTTTCCTCAATCTTACTGATACAAAGGTTGTGACAGTGTGCAACCCACAAAAACAAGCAAGTggtacaaaacacatttaaaataatattttactatgGAATGTGTTATAAGATTGGGATTTAATTGTCATAGAACTGTGTAAATTTGCAATGTTTAGCATGGCATTAAAAAAGGTTaaggaatatattatatatgacaaTCATAACCAGAGGATCAAGGTGAGGGCAAAATTAAAATTTCAGTATTGAAAACGACATTTGTCTTTCTTATACTGTGAAGCAACTTGTACAAGCATTTGTCTAATTTTATCACAAAGCCTCCAACTGGCTTGTAAAACTAAACTACAACACAACCTGCTAGCAATACTGTCCGTCCATTGATTAGTCACTCATGTTAAATTACCTTGTGTCCCCTTTTCTGCAGTTCTGGCAGCATTCTATCAAGTATAAGGAACTTTCCTGAGCTCTGCACCAGCTGCTCATCAATCTGGACAGGAATAAAATCAGTAAGTAAAAGAGGCAGGTTGGCAGGGACGTTTGTTGTTAATTGCACGTTATACGTCTTAACACCAAGACTACAGAAGTCTAGTTTGTGTGACGTTAACAGTATAAAATCTGCAAACAACTAATCAAAGTTAAGGTCAACTGGGGTGAAGACAACACATATCTTTAATATTGAAAAGCACAAAATAATACCTTAAAATTCTGAGTGGCAGGGTCAAGTGGGTATTCAATGAGGTATGGGTGATTACAGCATCTCTTCAGCAACATCAAAACATTCTGGAGTTTTAGGTTGATCTCAGCATCAACAGACACCTGCACATCTACCAAGGGCCTGCTGTAAGGGAAACACATGATCAAGGGAATAGATTATAATCTTAGACCAGGAGTCTCCAATccaggtcctggagggccggtgtctcttggtttttgttctacCTGTaccataaattacttaattggttcaattaactaatttagggtagttggaagaaacaaaaaccaggagggacaccggcgctccgggaccaggattggagaccacTGTCTTAAGTCATCGCAGGAACTATGTATAATCTAGAGCTCCGTCTTAAGAAATCACACAAAAAGGTATCCAAAAAGGTCTTGTTTAATAGCAAACTAGATCTCACAAATTCTTCACACCACATTGCTCCACCAACTAACACTAAACTTAATGTCTATGTACTGCAGTAAAACTGAACGGGGCCTTCAAGAAAAattcaagaaaataaatcaataaacacttACCTTTCAATCTTACCTTGACAAATCTTAAGCACATACCACTTATCAACACTGTACTGCCACGCAAAAAAATACCTTGGCTGTTGGTCCGCTTCTTTCTGCAGTTTAGCAAGGTATCTCTCCAGTGCCAGTGGGGACTCCCCAGACAGCTCGTTATAGTTCACAGGGCCCTTGCGCCTTCTCTTTGGCCTCCCGGATTCAGTCAACTCCACTGGTTTGGTGTCCTGGAAAGGAGGGAGATAGAAGAGATGTGAAAGTTAAAGTGCAATTACAAACAAAGTAGGTTGGTTCAATACATCTCCCCAgtacagggagaaaaaaaaaatgtaaaagtgtcTTACCGGGGCCATCCCAAGCATTTTCTCGATGGTTTTGTTAACAATGGCAGTGTAGAAAGTCTCCTGCTTCTTGGTGAGAGGAGCGTAGACTATCACCTCTCGTTTAGGGGGAACTTCAAGTGTGACATCACACTTCAGTCTCCTTAGCAAGAATGGGGTTAGAATCTGAAACATTACAGCCATGCATCATGCAGGGATCAAGCCAGCATAGGAAAATTTAGTctaaatatatgcaaaaacagaacaagtcaacaaaataaatattcttttttaCCTGGTGAAGCATGTGCAAAACATTCTGCTCTCGTTCTTTGGCAATAATATTTTCTGCACCAGTAGTGACACTGGTTATATCAAACCAGGACTCAaagctggggggtggggggaacaaaaataaataaataaataaataaataaactgttcagatgagctaaaaaaaaaaaaaaaatagggcacTTAGTGGCTTTAAAACATGTGTAGCGTAGATGTAAGCTTTGGAAGTGCACTAAGCTGCAATTCTGTACTCATCTTAATATGTTCGTTTTTGCAATATTTAAGACAAATGGATGAGTTACTGTAAAAATGAATTGGGAAGCCGCTAGCATTAACAGGAGTTGGGAACCAACAAACgcccaccaaaaaacaaaacaaaactgcttaaTATAAATACGGACGCACCTTTTCAAGTCATCAAAGACATCAGGGAGCAGGAAGTTGAGCAGAGACCACAGCTCAGCCAGGTTGTTCTGTAGAGGAGTACCAGTAAGCAGCAGTTTGTTGTCAGAGTTGAACTGCTTCAGCTCTTGAATCAGCCGGCAGTTCATGTTCTTGATTCTGTGCCCTTCGTCAACTATCAGGTACTTCCAGTAACAAtgctacaacaaaaacaaaagtggaTTTGTTGAATTTGCACAATGGGCCCCATCTGGAATTCTATATTTCAAGATGCCATTTATAACAAATATTAGGTTATATATAATGCAATCTTATCAAACTACCAACAAAAGTTCTACTCATGTTGTACAGGTGAGGTAGAACAGAAATGCCTTCACATTAGTAGTTATAGTACCTGTAGGCTTCTCCTGTCTCTCATGGCAATTTCAAAAGACGTGATAACTACAGGATTAACATGAAGTGATCCCTGCCGTTTGCGAATCAATTTGATCAGGTTGCGTCTCTCTTGCTGTGGTCCATGATACAGCAATACAGGTATCTAAAATCAAATAGCAACATGTAGAATTAAAGCATTTACTATCTCCAAGCCATTTGCTCCCCGCACCCCTATAAAATATCCAGTTGTGGCATTCCAGTCAGCTCTGGTTATAGcctgggctgtattttttttttacggtacacaaaaaaaaaaaaaaaaaaaaaaaaaaaaaaaacatttcatggcACTTCACTTCTgttcacaattaaacatttataaaacagaattgtCCCATTCAAAATGGATAATTCTCtgtagttattatacaacaaattcAAACCTGAACAGTAAATGCTAAAATGAAtactttcttttgttgttgttgtttttaccatcaatgaattattgtttcagaaatgggaattttcatgaGAAACTACATATTACAATGCAATGTGTACATTTCACGGAAACAGTGAAAAAAAGTTATACTTGGCAACATCTACATAACTTGTAGAGGCCATATTTATTATCATAAACTATTACCATTATGCATCAGGATACATGCATCACTTACTTCTGGTGTGAATCTCTTAAACTCTGAAACCCAGTTCGGGAGTGTAGACAAGGGGCCCACAACCAAAAAAGGTCCCGTGACCCCTTTCTCCACCATCATGGCGATTGTTGCAATGCATTGAACAGTCTTCCCCAGACCCATCTCGTCAGCCAGTATCCCGTTAATCCCATTCTCCCACAGCATCTACAAAGACAGACAAGGCTACTTTAGAAACAGAACTCCCTATGGATATAATGCACCTTTAAAACACAGACAGTATTCCACGTAGTCTTGAAACACTGCGATTTGGATTGTCCTCGCTTTCTCTCCTGCAGCATGCAAGCAGACACTCAAACTATGGTTTCATTGTAACAGGGAGGCTTGTAgtcagatctgtgtgtgtgttaatgccACTTACCCTGAGCCACTCCATGCCCTCAATCTGGTACAACCTCATGACTCCACCGGTGAAGTTTTTCGGCTGCTGGTATGGGACAGGCTGGCCATCCAATTTCCTCTCTGGGTCAAAGAGATGCTGGACATTTTGTCGCACAGATTGAGACAGGCGGTTCTTTATCTCAGAATGAGAATCGTCATTTCTCTCAAGGGCTCCCAACTCCTTGGAAGACGAAGGAGAGTcctacagaaatacaaaacataagcTTGAGTATTATGCAAATTCCACTACTGCATCTGACCACAGTATTGTAACAATAGCAACAGTTTACTCCTCATCTCTACTTTTGCTGTTACTTGCAGCAAACGCATGACTGACTTTAAAATAGTAGTTGCCAAttagatttttgttattttctccccaatttagtagtctccaattatttatttattttagctcagctcactgcaCCGCTACCACCCATGCGGCGaggggcaaagacgaacacacgctgttctCCGAAGAGTGTGCCGTTAGtcgcctgttttttgtttttttacatactccAGACTCTCCGTGCAGGCACCCAGAGACACAACGCCAGAGGACAATGCAAACCTGGACACcctacaggcaagcctgcaggcacctggccagactcgaccataaaccccccccccccgggtggtgctcggccaagtgagcgccaccccctgggagcttcTGTCCTTGgtcagcaaaggaatagcctggacttgaaccagcgacgtccagactatagggcacatcctgcactctacgcaagtgcttttactggatgcaccaaaGCATTACTGTTTGATATTTCACAAAGCTATGTATAACTGTTAGGTCTCACACTGGCATGCAGAACTGCTGAACAGAAACACAGAGTACCAGAATGAATCCACAGATTGCAGGAGTCTGTTATTTAACTTCCATTTCACAGCATGAATTAGTTAGGAATATTTACCTCATGTTTGACTTTAGTCTTCTTGGCTTTTGACATGAAAAGGAAACTTTTATTAAaggataatattatatatatatatatatatatatatatatatatatatatatatatatatatatatatatataactcactcgcacacacacaaatgaaaatgcatgattaACAGACTAGCACTTACGCGTCAAGTAATATGAATTGCTCTGCCTCACCTCTTTGGTCATAATGTCCGAAATCATGTAGTCTTCTCTTGCTCTTTTCTTTTTATCTGCTGAAAAGACACACAATTTTATTCAGCAGGAAATCCTCAGTGTTCAAACATTCAATCTTTAAATAAacagtcaacattttttttttcatttatttatttatttttacacagaaaCTACATTATTCCATACTTAgggtaaacatttgttttttaaaaaaacgtaCCACTGTCTCAAgctacacaaattaaacaaaaaaaaaggtgttccCTCCCCTGCCAATTCAAACAGAATGCAAATACCAAGATTGTGAAGCTCTGCATTTCTCATATACTATCTTACTTGGTTTGTTTTCATCTTGATTTGTAGTTCcctgctgcaaaacaaaaaataaatacattaa
Protein-coding sequences here:
- the hells gene encoding lymphoid-specific helicase — translated: MSSIVNAERSVSPQCPKPNEPGQPEGTSVEQSGSGRESPTMVVSGLVGDLITPEMLEEEKQLMKEGHEKEKEMMEQSRAAWERDSHEMRFKRLQHLLEKSTVYSKFLLMKMEQQQLEEKKRKEKVEKKRELLLAKQEKQTVTDKKKRAREDYMISDIMTKEVIMSKAKKTKVKHEDSPSSSKELGALERNDDSHSEIKNRLSQSVRQNVQHLFDPERKLDGQPVPYQQPKNFTGGVMRLYQIEGMEWLRMLWENGINGILADEMGLGKTVQCIATIAMMVEKGVTGPFLVVGPLSTLPNWVSEFKRFTPEIPVLLYHGPQQERRNLIKLIRKRQGSLHVNPVVITSFEIAMRDRRSLQHCYWKYLIVDEGHRIKNMNCRLIQELKQFNSDNKLLLTGTPLQNNLAELWSLLNFLLPDVFDDLKSFESWFDITSVTTGAENIIAKEREQNVLHMLHQILTPFLLRRLKCDVTLEVPPKREVIVYAPLTKKQETFYTAIVNKTIEKMLGMAPDTKPVELTESGRPKRRRKGPVNYNELSGESPLALERYLAKLQKEADQQPSRPLVDVQVSVDAEINLKLQNVLMLLKRCCNHPYLIEYPLDPATQNFKIDEQLVQSSGKFLILDRMLPELQKRGHKVLIFSQMTSILDVLMDYCYLRELKYSRLDGSMSYTEREENMRSFNTDPDVFIFLLSTRAGGLGINLTSADTVIIFDSDWNPQSDLQAQDRCHRIGQTKPVVVYRLVTANTIDQKIVERAAAKRKLEKMVIHKNKFKGGKSGLKESAGCLDLQELKELLKSRDHEREVKGTGKNVISDRELETLLDRTDLLDQMTNMKKEQDDRLFKVIENTNESDFHLA